The Ictidomys tridecemlineatus isolate mIctTri1 chromosome 1, mIctTri1.hap1, whole genome shotgun sequence DNA window CAGCTTGGCGCAGCCTCATGGCTGCCCCTCTCTGTTCCCCATGGCTCTACATTCTCAGTCCCACTTCCAGGGCTGCTCTTACCCCCCTGCCCACGCCCCACCTCGGAACACTTACTACCTGCCAGGCCCTGCACTCCATGCTTGATGTGCATCATCCCACTGTCATACTATCCTGGAAAAGCAGGGCTGCTACTTCCATCTTACAAATGAGGGAACTAAGACTCAGAAAAGCAAAGCAGCCAGCCAAGAGTCATGCGGCCCATTGGTGCCAGGTTGCAATATTTGGAGGCAAAGCTCTTTCAGGTGATCCCCAACTCTGTGGCTGTTCTCTGCCTACCGctgccccctccccgccccccccccccgccgcccacTGGCTCAGGTTCAACCAGTGCCCACTTACCATGCTGGGTGACAAAACTGATGCAGGCATCCACAATGATGGGAATGTCACCCCGGCTCATCTGCTGCTCCTGCAGCCCTGTGCCACCCCCACCAGCAGCGCCCCCAATGGCTGCATTCCATGCTGAGAAGTCCAGCCGGCCTTCCCCCTGCAGATAGAGGGTCCTGAGACCCAAGAAGTCTGAGTTAGAGCCAGCTCTAGAGTCCTCTGACTGAGAGGCTCAGAAGCACAGGGACCTGACTTCCCAGATACCAGCAGAGGGCAGCAACACTCAACCTAGATGGTCTCTGAACTGGGGAGGCAACTTTGAAGAAGCTGGCAGAGGTCCAGTAGGATATGGTGGATTCAGTGGGCTGGGCTCCAGAGAATCAAGCAGGGGACACAATCAAAAGCGGGAGGAACATTTACCTTCCTGTCTCCACCAGGACCAAATGCTCCTTTTTGTCTGGGGTATCCGCTGCAGAGACCACACCTATAAGGAGAATCATTATCATCATAGTTTTCAGCATAGTGATAATTATTAAGTACTTCAGATATATAGGCATCAGGCTAGGAACCTTACAGACTATACTCCACTAAATCCTATGAGTTACATACTATATTGTCATGCTACAGGTATTATATTACAGCTCAGAGCAGTTAAGCAATTTGCCTCAAATTACTTGCTATAAAATGGTAAAGCTGAGCTCAAACCCAGGTCTCTTATctccaaagcctaaaatattgtCCTACTCTGTTCCTACTTTAGAAGGAAGGACAGCAGTGAAGGTACTCAGTTCCCTCTCCCAGTTCCCAACCAGCAAGTGAttccaaataataacaacaacaacaacaacaacaacaacacttcTTGAGTACTTGTAAGTTGCCTCCAATCAGACTCTGTGATAAGTGCTTACATGCATTGCCTCATTGGAACCCTCTGAGGAAGGCCTTATTATTgtgcccattttaaagatgaggaaataaaatcatggagaagttaagtaacttgtccactGGTACATAGTGGTAAGGTAGGGTCTAGATCTGGGCAGTTTCACTTCAGAGTTTATGCCTAAAGTTATGACATTCTACTGTTTCTCATAGGatcccaaaattaaaaatgtccacTCCCACCTACCTCCAAAGCCACCCTTCAGCCCTGTTCCCATCCCTGCTCACTGATCTCCTGCAGCCGCCGTAAATGCACCATGTCCTCAGGGGCTGGGGGACCAGGGCCCGGTGCTGGACACAGGAAGAGGTGGTCACCACGAAGGAGGCCGAACCCTGACAGCCAGAGGCCAGAAGCCAGGGCTGTATGGGAGGGGGACCGCAGCCACAGGCGGCCCAGCCGCAGCAATCCTGGGCCCAGCAGCTGGTGACAGCTCAGCGGGGAGAACCACTGCAGAGGCAGGAAGACAGGAGAGaagagggtgggggagagaaacAGAGTGAGCAGgtgagaaaagcagagaaagaatgaagagaaagcagaaggaaacATGGTGGGAGAGAGTACAGGAGAGAGCCAAAGAGGAGACAAGAGATAGATAGGAAAGAAATTCAGCTTAATTTGCTGCagcctacagagagaagatgccTATGTGGCAGCCTTATGGCCTTAACTAGGATGTGGGGGTAAGAACGAATAGGTGGCCAAAATATTCCAAGTGAAGGATCGTGATACCCTGGGAAATCCCACCACCTTAGGGTGCTAGGGAGAGACTTCATGGAGGAAGTTTGAGGTCTACCTCAAAGCAATGCTTCTCATACTACCTTTGGTAAAGGATCCTTTCTTTATAGTTCCAATTCATCACTATCCAATACCTttgttaaaaacaacaaaaatgaattgCTAAAAAAGCTGaaatttgggctgggggtgtagctcagtggtagagtgctcacctggcatgtgggaggcactgggttcgatcctcagcaccacataaaaataaaataaaggcattgtgtcgatctacaactgaaaaaaaatgttttttaaaaaagatgaaattttaaaaaaatacaaggacaTACAAGCCCTTTAAACTTAAAACTTGTATAATAAGATTCAACACACAAAATTACTCTGCCAAACTGCTATAAGAGATTTGAAATGCTTCTTTTCAAGTTCTGTGCATATCCTGTCATGAACTGAAACAAACAGGGACTTGCATGTGACACAGTCCTCACACCACTGCCTTAAAGGATGAGCTTGGGCTAGAACATGGGtccgtggtaaagcacttgtctagtactgggttccatccccaaccacaaaaaaaaaaaaaaaaaaaaaagatagacttGGTAAATACAGGTGATATAAGAGGTGACCAACCTGGCTAGGAGGGTCATGGCAGAGTCCTGAAAGGCTGTGGAGACAGTTTGTTAGTGTGAGTTAAAGAACAGGAAGAGCAGGGATCAGAAGCTAAGGTGAGAATTTCCTACTGAGAAGTGTCAACCACTGCAGAGGTGACCTAAGAAGGTCAGAAGGCGGCCCCTGGACTCCGGACATGAGGGGTGACCTTCAGGGTAGCAGTTGGGAGAGTCTTCGGGGAGGAACACAGCGGTGAGAGATTAAGGAGGAATTGCAGGCTGCATACAACTTTCTGAGAAGTTGTCAAGAAGGGAAGGAGGGCGCCGGGGTGAAAAGTTGAAGGTGGGGCAGAGCTTAAGGAAAAGCTGTTTTAGGACGGGAGAGAttgtcgtcatcatcatcatcatcaccaccaccattattaTTTCAACACCCACATATGGAGAGCTTGCTATGTGTGGGCCTCACATGTCACTTAATCCTCATCCCCAGGGGGTAAGTCTTTTACACCCACTCCGCAGACTGAGGAAAAGCTCCCAAGGCTGAGAGTTGTAGAACTTCAATCCCAGGATGTCTGACTCTGACTCTAGGGCCTGAATTTTTAATTCCAGGAACAGGGTCTGGGATGGAGATACTGCCTTGTCTAGAAATGGAGACCCTGAGCCTGgcagtagcacatacctgtaatcccagcagctggggaggctgaggctggaggatcatgagttcaaagccagcctcatcaacttagtgaggccctaagcaacttagtgagacactgtctctaaataaaacataaaaagggctgggatgtagcttagtggttaagcgcccctgggttcaattcccgcaGAGAAGCTGAAAGTAGCTTTGCCACTGAGATCCTGGAGACCCGGGAGAAGGGGAACAAAGGGTGGGCATCAGGAGTCCAGTGACAGCTTTGCTGTGAGCAGAGGATATGGCATAGTGAAGTCTGGGGCATGAACTCTGGAGACAGAGTCTTGAAGTTTTTTCCTGTGCTCAGCTGCTTCTGTAATTTTGACCAAGTGACTTCATAACCTCTAAGATGTAGTTTctttatgtgtaaaatattaaTAGTGCTTACCTCTGAGGGCTGCTGTGGATATTAAATGAGATATCAAATGGACAGGGTTtaacacagggcctggcacagtgtAAGTGCTCAGTCAACTTCAGCTGTTTATTAGTGGAAGTGGTTAGAGTGGCTATAGGAATACAAGCGGACAGGATGGGGGAAGGGCAGGGATGAGGGAATGATGAGTGTGGGAGGGGTCTCCGTTACCTCACCTTGCCCACTGCACTGGTCCAGGCCTCCAGACTGTCAGCTCCATCTGTACCAAAATGCTGGATCCTCCCGCCCGTGAGGATGAGCTCAAAGGAAAAGGGAAACCTGCAGAGATGATGAGGTCAGAGTGGAGAATAGGGGCCAAGGAATGGCTATcaggctggagactgggaagaGCACAGGAAGCTATTACCTCTCAAGGTCACCGGGGTCAGTAGGTGGGGGATTAATACCCAGGCATATAACATCCTGGGGTTGGATGAGGCTGAGGGGTTCAGGACTGCTTTCAGATGCAAACATTTCCAAAGCTGCTCCCAGCACACACCACAGGCGAGAAGGAGCTAAGTAGGAGAGAAATGGTCAAGGGGACAGCAGACCTCTGCCCCCACTGTCAATAGTTTCCATTTACCAGATATTTATACTCTGCCAAGGCTTCTGCCTATGTATGATCCTTCACAATAATCCTATAAGGTATTTCATTCAGTCCTGtttgcagatggggaaactaAGGTTCAGTTTGAATTGCTTCTCCAAGTCACATAGGTAGGAAGTACCAGGGCTGAGATTTGACCCAGACAGTCAGAACTCAGAACAGAGGCTCTTAACTATTACCCAGAGCTACCACCTGGCATGGGCTGTCTTTCAGCTCCAGCACCCCCAGCCCACTCCACCTCCCCATCCCAGCTctgtcttccctttccttctcaggTACACTCATGCCTATCCCACTTTCTGTGCCTGTCATCTCCCATCCTCATCTCACCATCACGGCCCCTGCGAGAGGGAGGAGGCCCAGGCTTGTTGCTGATGGGGCCACAGTACAGGAAGCTGCTATAGGTGGCAGGCACCACCACCTCATTGTACACACCAGGGCAGGGGTCTGCAAGAAGAAAGGGTGATCAGGTCAGACTAGTGCAATGCAATGGCCTGACCCTCCTTGAGGAAAAGATCCAATGAGGAAAGATCACAAGACCCAACTCCACTGGCAGCATGGCCAAGTGGGGCCAGAGAGGGCTGGATTCTTCACTGCCCAGATTGAAGAAGGTGGCAGAGAGTAAGGAGACAGGGAGGCCTCTAGCCCAATGCCATGTCCACTGCCTCTTCCCATCAGCCAGTCAACCAGGCAGTCAGCTCTGGGTGGGGACCTCAGAGCATGGGCCATTCTGTATCTTGACCCATTTGGCTTGACCAATGGAGATCAGCATCACTAAGCTGACCACTCCTTTAGTGATCACTGTCCCCAGGGAGATGAGACCTGATCTATGGGGTCACTCTGTCAGGAGGGGACTGGCACTAGTACCTGGCACATCCCAACCCACCGGGGAGCCTGACCTCAGGTCTCATCAGATATCTCAAGAGCCCAGGAAACAGGACCTGGAGGGTCTGAGAGGATGGGAAACTGCCATTGTGATTGATTGGATGATGGGGTGATTGGGGTCTCCTGAAGAACCACATCACAGGTTGGGGCTGAGAATTCctagggagagaaaaaggaggtACTAGGGGTGGGGTGATCACCTGGGGGTAGAAGGCAAGACAAGCCACCATCAAGGGCTGAGGGGGACCAGGGCTCCTCCCCATCAGAGGCCTCAACGCAGAGGAGCTGAGTCATGTTCTTCAGCAGATTGGGTCCTGCTACAGCTGAACACAGTGCCTACAGGACGAAAACACCTCTGTCAGCCCCAAACCCAACCTGAGGGCCCCAGAGACAGTCCTCTGATCACCAAAAacagcctccacctcccaagtcaGAACAGTCCAACTCAGACACTACTTCCTCCGCCTTCCATCATCCCCAAACTGTCCCTCCTACCTGCAGAAGCTGGCTATGGTCTGGATACTGAGGGTGAGGCTTTCGGAACAGACCCAGCCGGTATTTTCGGGAAATGAACTCTCCCCGAGGGCCAGGGGCTGAATCTGGATGCAGCCCCTCACCTGGGGGTAATGTCCCTGCCCAGAAGCGGTTGGCACGATCATTTCCCAGAACAATGAACAACTGTAAGATGACAACAGGCAAAGGCAAGTGACCAGAACTCAAAGAGTTCTCAGATATCCCATGCCTGTCCCCAAACTGGGTCCAAGTGTTTTCTTTTGGATGCTCTCTTTCCATGCCTCCCCACTACTCCCTTCGCAGACCTCACCTGCACAATCTCATTACTCCACACACTTGTGTCCAGCTTCAGGCTCTGTACCTTGGAGATCCCAGACCCCAGGGCCCGGTGCTGGCCTGTTAAGGTGTGGGGGGCATGTGGCTTGGGTATCTGAGTCCAGCCcagctctcctccctctccccatctGGGCTGGAGGCTGCAGCCCTCACCTGCACACTGCTTGCAGATGACCACCCCCAGGTTGACAGCAGCCCAGTCGGGGCGGGATGCCCTGCAGTCTGCACAATGCCGGTTTGCCCGATTTGACCAGATCTTCTCAGCCACCTCGTAGTCAGACAGGGTCTCGGTTACTGCTTCCTGCAGAGCGGCCGCCCAGCTCTGCCGAGCCCCCCCAGACTCGGCTGTGAAGCTGAGGGGTGGACAGCCAGTCCGTGGGCATGGACCTCCCCCCATGTCCCATCCCATTGGCCATTCCTGTAGGAGCTGCCACAGGCCACATCTGGGCCAGCCCAGACCCTCCTGACGTCTTGATCTTGCCCACTTGACTCCATCAGTACATATCCACTAGTGTCCTATAGAGGCCCCCAGTCCTCTGTACCCTTGTGCCTCCCCATAAAAGTCCCCTAGGCTGCCTCCCACCAGTTCAGGCCCCACCTGAAGCAGCGGTGGGGTGTGAGCAGATCAAAGCTTCGACTCTTGGTTTCCCGGACACTGCATCCTTGTAATTCAATGAAGCAGATCCCAATGCCCAGAGAGAAGGACTGGTAGAGCCAGAGGATGGGCACTGTGAGTGGCCAGACCAAGTCGGGCCAGGCTCCTGAGCACCCATACAGCCCTCTTTACCTGCTCACTCTTGTACAATGCCAGCTCTCCAGGGCTCAAGGCAGCAAACACCTTGGCCTTGTATCCACGAAGCTCTAGCATGCCAGTGCGGAGGGGTCGGGGTGGGTGAGGGGGCCTGGGGTGGCCCAAGAGGCGCTGCTCCTTCAGACAGGATTGCAGTGTGGAGCACCACATGTCCCGCTGAGCTGGTGGGGGAACAGGGAAGCAGAACAATGGGTGTTATGCTCAAATAGCCTCCCGCTTCCCATCCTGGCCCAGCAGACCCTggccctcaccctcactctctgTGCGGAACACAAACACTCTCTGTCCAGTGATGACCTGGAACTTGTTGTCCTTGCTGCTGCGAGTCATCTCAATGGCAGTCAGAGGGATCACACCCTTGGGAAAAGGGTCCTGGAGAGAAAGCCAATGATTCATGAGGACAGGAACTGAACCATGTATACTGACCCCTAGGCCCAGTGCTGACCACTCAATCCATAAGCAATGATTATAGCTGCTAAGCCGCTACCTTAATGGCTGTCATCAGGCAGATGGTGACCATCTCCCCACAATGAGCTTTCAACCCTGAACCTCTcggctcccttctccctctctttagtCTCCTTAATACCACCTCCGGTCCCCCACCTTGTCACTGCCAAAGTACATCAGACTTCTCCCGTTGAACTGCACAAAGCGTCTCTGGAAGACATAGTTTCTAAGAAAAGAATGAGAGGCCAAGATCAGTGAGTGTTTGGGGATACATGGGGTGGGGGATCACAGAGTTTGGCAGCACTTGGGACTTGCTCCCCCCACCTCCCTatttcccttctcctccttcccttcccagcaGCCCCACCCCTGAGGCGAGAGCTTGTCTAGCCAGCCACTGAGCAGGGGTGTGGGGCGGTCTGAAGTGGAGGAGAAGCTGGCGTAGGGTGAAATGAGGTCATCATTGGTCTCCTCTGTGTCCAGGGTGGGTAGCGAGAGGGCAGAATCCCCAGGTAGCTCAAGGCTGGCATAGCCAGCATCTTCCCGCGCCTCCAGATCCTGTCTGCTGAGCCTTGTGGGGGCCAAAAGAGAGAAGGTCACACGTTAGACTCATGGATACCCTCCTTCTAAGTTCTCCATCCCCACCCATAGCACCTAGTAGAATACCTTGCAGATACTAGATCTATTTTTCAAGAATACCTTGCAGGTACTAGATCTATTTTTCAAACAGGGGATAGGGAAGCTGGGAACCTAAAAAATTAGCATGGAGTTTCTTCCCTAAGCACACTTGGAATTTTTACTAAGAAAATTTTAGTTATTCTCCTCTGCATTAGTATTACTGGCGTGAAAAACTGGGGAAAGACTGATAGATGGCTTCCTACCATGGAGGTCCATAGCTAATGCACATGTCCTATCGGTTCTTTCTTAAAATGTTCCTGACTTTCTCTTCCTAGACAAAAGATCCACCAACTCTCACTGGGGTGATGTAAATTGCCTATTTGGTCACCTGCTTTCATTCTTGCCTTCACCCCCACAATCCATTCTCCTACAGCCACtagttctcatttaaaaattataaatgaggtCATTTCACTCCCTACATTAAACCCTTCAATAATGACCCATTTGCACTTAGGCTAAACCTAAATTCTTTGCCACAGGCAGCAAGGACTTACACAAGTCTGCTCCCTGACCTCATCTTGTACTGCCCTTGCCCTGGCTTTCTACATTTTCCCCTCTTCAGAGACTTTGCATGTGCTGCTCCCTCTGCCTAGAACACACTTCCTTCCATGTTTCCATGAGCTTCTTTTCTTCAtccttcaggtttttttttttcacctcataTACTCAGAAAGGCCTTCCTTAACCACCCAAGAGAAGTCCTCTATTAttccagtggttctcaacctCAATAGCACAAAGTCACTTGGTAATCTTAAAAATATCTGTATGGGCTTGATAACAGACACTTAAATTTGAATCTCTGGAGTGGGTCCCTGGcatttgcaattttaaaagttCCCCAGGCTATGAAATACCTAGGGTCAAGAACCACTATCTTGTTTCCTATTCTGAGAAACTGAAGCAATCATATGAGAATCCCTCCAGACTCCCAGTCCACATTTACCCATTGTCATGCATTTATTCCTTTGGTGACTATCACAAGTGCCCCATCTAGAGCCAGACCTTCCTCTGTGCACGTGATCCTATTCCTCCCACTTACACAGACATAGCCCCAGATTCCCTCTCCGCATGGCTTGTTTCTCCTCTACCAGATCATTCTTATTCACTTATACACAACATTCCAGCGTACAAAAAACCCTTTGCCTAACTCCACTTCCACTACTCACAGTTGTTCCAGCTCTCTGCTCTTCTTTGCAGAAAAACTCAACAAGGTTGTCTACACGTTTTTAACTCTTCTGCTTCcattttgtctctctcttttaaatatttttagttgaagatggatataatacctttattttatttatttattttaggtggtgctgaggattgaacccagagcctcacatgtgctaggtaaacactctaccactgagttacaaccccagcccatccttCCATTCTCTTTTAAACCCACTCTGATCAGGCTTTTCACCTCCACCACTCCAGGACTGCCCTTGAGGAGGTCTGCAATGACCAACACATGGCCAACTCCAGAGGTCAGTCCTCCATAACATCTTAGCAGCAGACCTCTCAGGAGTATATGACACAGTTGGCCTCTCTTCCTCCTCGGGTGCTTTCCTCACTTGGCTCCTATGACACCACATTCTCctggttttctttctccttcgCTAGCCATTTCTTTTCTGTCTGTTTTGCTGATTCCTCTCTCAGACCTCTTTATGTGGTTGCGGGGCACCAGGGCTCTGATCTTGGTCTGCCTCTGTGCATACCCACCCATACACACCCATCCAAATGCTGAGAACTCCCAAATTAAAATCCCCAGCTCACATCTCTCTCCCAACCTCTATATTTGTATACCCAATGATCTATTTGTCATCTCTTCTTTGATGTATAACACACACCTCAAATTTAACATGTCCAAAATGACTCCTGTCTACTCCCCTCCTTCCATCTGCTTTAAGTACATTCTTCCTTGTCTCAGACCATGGAAACTCCGTGAACTTTTATTTGCTCAGAATAATGCTAACCAACAGAATGTGAcctaatatgtaattttaaaatttctagtagcaacataaaaaaaatttaaagaaacaggTATCGTTTtagtagtatattttatttaatccaatatatccaaaacattaacattttagaatgtaatcaaaataaaaatgactaagatCACTTATATCTTTATCTGTTATAGTTAttgtatgtttcttttattttcctttttgttctgtcTTTGAAATCTGGTGAGTGTTTCATACTTACAATACTTCACAATACTGACAagccacatttcaaatgctcagtGATCATATGTGGTTAGTGGTCACCAACAGGACAGCACAGACTCAGACTGAAGCCTTCAAAGTCATTCTTGACTACTATTTCCTTTTCAGAGCCCAAGTAAATTTGACAGTTTGCCCTGAAAATATAGCCACTTCTTAT harbors:
- the Arap3 gene encoding arf-GAP with Rho-GAP domain, ANK repeat and PH domain-containing protein 3 isoform X4 codes for the protein MEPSSSPAPQTQPPKPVPKPRTVFSGLSGPATTQRPGLSPPFWGPERSKVSESNPSSPPLPTCSSEQPSTLNTMEMMPNAIYFGLDLRGSAQTAQDMTPDSSQTVAPIPALRPTTGTVHIMDPGCLYYGVQPVGVPGASDRREGRSVCQDRAEHRLSRQDLEAREDAGYASLELPGDSALSLPTLDTEETNDDLISPYASFSSTSDRPTPLLSGWLDKLSPQGNYVFQRRFVQFNGRSLMYFGSDKDPFPKGVIPLTAIEMTRSSKDNKFQVITGQRVFVFRTESEAQRDMWCSTLQSCLKEQRLLGHPRPPHPPRPLRTGMLELRGYKAKVFAALSPGELALYKSEQSFSLGIGICFIELQGCSVRETKSRSFDLLTPHRCFSFTAESGGARQSWAAALQEAVTETLSDYEVAEKIWSNRANRHCADCRASRPDWAAVNLGVVICKQCAGQHRALGSGISKVQSLKLDTSVWSNEIVQLFIVLGNDRANRFWAGTLPPGEGLHPDSAPGPRGEFISRKYRLGLFRKPHPQYPDHSQLLQALCSAVAGPNLLKNMTQLLCVEASDGEEPWSPSALDGGLSCLLPPDPCPGVYNEVVVPATYSSFLYCGPISNKPGPPPSRRGRDAPSRLWCVLGAALEMFASESSPEPLSLIQPQDVICLGINPPPTDPGDLERFPFSFELILTGGRIQHFGTDGADSLEAWTSAVGKWFSPLSCHQLLGPGLLRLGRLWLRSPSHTALASGLWLSGFGLLRGDHLFLCPAPGPGPPAPEDMVHLRRLQEISVVSAADTPDKKEHLVLVETGRTLYLQGEGRLDFSAWNAAIGGAAGGGGTGLQEQQMSRGDIPIIVDACISFVTQHGLRLEGVYRKGGARARSLRLLAEFRRDARSVKLRPGEHFVEDVTDTLKRFFRELDDPVTSARLLPRWREAAELPQKNQRLEKYKEVIGCLPRVNRRTLATLIGHLYRVQKCAALNQMCTRNLALLFAPSVFQTDGRGEHEVRVLQELIDGYISVFDIDSDQVAQIDLEVSLITTWKDVQLSQAGDLIMEVYIEQQLPDNCVTLKVSPTLTAEELTNQVLEMRGTAAGTDLWVTFEILEHGELERPLHPKEKVLEQALQWCQLPEPCSASLLLRKVPLAQAGCLFTGVRRETPRVGLLRCREEPPRLLGSRFQERFFLLRGRCLLLLKEKKSSKPEREWPLEGAKVYLGIRKKLKPPTLWGFTLILEKMHLYLACTDEDEMWDWTTSILKAQHDDQQPVVLRRRSSSDLARQKFGTMPLLPIRGDDSGATLLSANQTLPMKSSTGSVEEQEELEEPVYEEPVYEEHSRRSVSPAARTLPEYLQQQQRFSDSAAPTSFRALRAAGQGVGGARAELGPTWGGASPWAGLCRVPESSRWLS